The Quercus robur chromosome 3, dhQueRobu3.1, whole genome shotgun sequence DNA segment GTAAGATCAATGTTGTATGCAACTTCTTGAGAAATATAATGTAATGGTTATAAAAAAAGGGCCCTTTTGCCTAAAGGCTTGGGGTAGATCCTTCGCCTGCCAGAACCTCACTAGACCCTTCATTGGTAGTTATGTTCTTCTGTTAAGATTCTGTCAGCTAACTGTTCTCTCTACTCTAATTCACCAAGATCAGATCAATGGCCTCTGGTCATAGCAAGTTGTACCAGTTTCACCTCTTATCACCATTTTTTTATGCAATAGACTAGAAATTACCTAGTCAATCTTTGCATCCAAAGGTCCGCAGATCCAATTTGCCTTCCACATAATAGAAGGCGATAGAAGACGTTCCGTTTTCCAACCTGAAGACCTTAGCTgcaaaataatgaaagaaagaataaacttGTATGTCATTTGGGagacaaaaaataaagggaagtaagaatataatataacattttttgtgCCTCTAAATTCTCAcagtaaaattattttcatgagTTCAGCTCCTTATCAATTTCTTCAGTGTTTCCATTAAATGAAAAATAGCATGCATGCTCTCCAGCATTTGGAGAATACACTATAACCCTTGATCTTATGCATCAGCACAATGGGTGGGGTCCAACAGACCTGGAAAGATTAGTAGTGTATTGGATATCCCAGCCATTAGTGGAGATGGATTTCTATTATTATAGAAAAGGATGGTATTTTAAGTGCTCCAGTTGCCTCCCCATATCATGATGCATTTGCTCTTCATCCAGATGGGCATAACATATCATGTTACTGGATCAGTGAAAATGCAAATATGCAACTTATcacaaggaaaggaaaaacatCAAAGACATACCTTTTGAATAAAAACTTCATACTGTTTATCCATCCATGATTGGCTTTCCAATTGCGCAGACTTATTTTTATCTGTAAGATTTGCCATAACTAGTGCGTGAAAAAATGATTGTAAGACATCTTTAGATGTCGAATCTTTGTGCAGAATAGCACTGATGATTCCCTTCTTCTCCACTAGCAAGTACTTTGCTGTAAAGACCAAAGAACAAATAATGAGCTAgagattataataaaaaattaatttgttaaatagGACAAGTATTGATAAGAGCTCAACCTTTCTTGTAATGAGATCCTGCAGAATGCAACACATCCATcctgttaaaaaaatattactcaACTTGTTAATTTTGTATGACATTATGAAATTATGAGAGCAATGATTATAGGAGCTAGCTCATagctttttcattatatatattgaGTAAAGCCATGGTCTTCTTGAATGGGGAATGCTTTGAGATATGCAAAGCAGTAATTTTATGATTGAGGAGCCTTCCCAAACAAGTTGTTGCACAACTGCCATCAGAGCATCACTGCTCTTTAAACAACAAATAGTTCTAGATGGAAAAGGAACCCCAGAGGCTAAAGGAGCCTCAATGTGAATTTCATAGACTTATGAATTTTAAAACTTACAGTTCCTGGTGATTAAGTGAAGATACCCTCACACCTAAATGTACTTGCATGTGCATTGATTTAACACCCCTTGAGCTCAATGAAGTGGTCCATATGGGCAACACATGTTCCATTTTAGAGACTGTTTCAGGTGAGAGAACTGGAAAAAGAATTCAGATGACGGTGTTAAAATCCCATTGAAACAGAAGATGAAGGCCTTACAATAACGCCTTACAATAACAAAGCCTCAATCCCAAAACTTTGGGTTGGAAAATGAAGACcttaagaaatttaaatcaagcatcaggaaaaaaaatgaagatggAGAGCTTgtattaaaactaaaagaaatgaTATTGCACTTGTACTCTTGTGACATAGCACATGGATTTTGTCaacacaaaatgaaaaaataaaaatcaccataATAACACAGTGAATTTATAATATTCAAGAGCAATGTGTGTAGGCTTGTAAAGCCCAGCTTTGAACCTGTTTATTATGAGTTTGCATTAAATTAAAAGCAATAATGGTGCACCAGTACTCTTGTGATATAGGGCATGGATTTGTTAACAAACAAGACCATAAAAAGGGGAAATAAAATCAACATTATAACAAGGTGTATCAATATTGAAGAGCAAGGTGTGTGGGATTGGAAAACCCCAGCTTTGACTCTGTTGATGGTACCAGTTGAAATTCTGGCCCTACAAAGATATGAAATGGCTAGAATTCtaaccatgtttttttttataagtaattctAACCATGTTACAGCAGTCTAATAATTGCTGGTTCTTCATAACATTTGTTTAGGAACCCAATTAACAATAAGTTGCAATGGCAGGAAATACAAAAAGCTTGGTCAGCCCAATGGAAACAACCACCAAAGGTCCTACCTTGGCCAGTCTTCATGAAATGCTGAAAAACAATTGAGCTCCTCTCAGGATTTAATGTAGTCAAGGCAAGGCACCGGACAGCCCTGTAGTTTgctgcaaaaaaaagaaaggtactGCTGAATGAGGCTAAATATAAAACCCACAAGTCAGATTAAAACTCAATAAATTAAGCTAATAAATATAAGATGGAACAAAGAAAGGAAGTGATTAAACATCTCAAAATCTTATAATTAACTCCTCACAGCTGTGACCCACAGATTCCAATATCAGAAGGGCTTGAGGAAGGCGCATGCTAGGTGCCACGGTTAAAGAGAAGATTCCATGCAGCAATTAAGTGGAACTTACCATACATATGAAACATGGTGAGAGAcagaaaacaaaaccaaatagaTAGTGCATGCCCCGTTGTAATACGAGCAAGAAGCATGCCCAAAGCCATGCCAATCATTGTTGCCACTGTCTCTTGACTTCCTTCCTAAAAGCATCATACAAAAACATTCCAACAGTCTTACTAGCTTATTAAAGGTCTTCATGGTTATTTAGTAATTAGAGTAGCAGTAGTAGTACCTTTGCAGATATATCTGCTGCATTATTCTGAAGGGCAAAATGCTGTGTCAAAGCAGCCCTGGTTGCTCCACTTGCAACACCAGCTAATTGggaacacaataaaaaaaattaaaataaaaaacatggaatttaaacccaaaaaaaaaaaacagtaattCTGACTACTTCTCTTTTGCCGcgtctttttccttttatttattttatataacgTTTTAAAGAGGATGCAAAGGTATAGATATTATTACAAATCATTAACAAGCATTACCATAATTCAAAAAAGCTGTAAGTCTTTCGACAGATTGAATAGTTTAAAGGATGGTTACATTGAAATCAACAATCAAATAATCTTCAGCGATATATATACAGCAATAACAAGCGTAATTTTTATATTCCACAGCcggagaaacaaaaataaacaattaacTAGCAGCTTTCAGTGGATCTACTAGGTCTTCAGATTGTATGATTTAAGGAAACAGGTACTTACTGAAGGATCGAGATAGGCTCCCCAGGCAAACTATAAACACAAAAGCTGAAGGAAACAAAGGGGAAAGAAGGTCCATCAACATTCCTGAAAACAGTACAAAAAGCCTTTCTGGTCAATTCAACTTTGAAGACAGAATCGAAAGCTAACAAAACCAccacaaaaaactaaataacaaTCAGATATAACTGGTACTAGCATTCAACTGAAAGGGAAATATAGGACACTGAATAGCAATCTTGTGATCCTCTTATGAACTTGTTACACAGGACAAGGGCTTGAATTATTTTTGAGGAAGAATATGTGACAACATTCACCTAATATAAATATGAAGCTCTTCAGAATTTAGAAGCCACTCTCCACAACATTAGTGGCAACAGGGTCAACCAGCTATTAGTGGCCAAAAGCAATATCATTTAGAAATaacactttaaaaaattataacatggtTAAACAAAGGAAACACTATTTGTAGGAAAACCTGCAAAGGAAGTCTGGTAATGCTGTATAAAAGAACTACAAAACCAGTGAAAATTTTAGACATTTAATAAGAGTAATACAACATTATATGTTATTGTTAGCATCagtgaaataataaaattagtcACTACAGACAATTGGTATGTAAATATAGACACTTAGCAATTGTTAGCTTATGGATAGCATTATCAGTATAGCacatatattattacatataaGAAAAACAACACACAAACATTACCAGAtaattatgcataaaacattaagaTTGCATGTACAGATACACTATTTACATCAGCTTGTTCACATACACAATAGTTAAAAGAGATTAAGGAAAGGCCAAGAGCCTTCTGGTTCAGTGACATTGGGTAATTCTGTCCATGGGGAGAGTCTGGGTTCAAATCCCTCCACCCCAACTCGTTGTAAGCAAGAGATCAAAGAAATCCTATCAGAGTGTCATGCATACACACAAATTCCACAAAGGACTTTTATGTTCTTCCTTTtataattagaattaataaatcGATGGACGCCAACATTTTGGGAGTACATTGGAAGTTAAAAATATCAAGCATTTCAGATCTAAAGAACAAACTGAAGCTAACAAGAGATTTGTCAGCACACAGATCAAAGGGGAGTATGCATCtcctagctctctctctctctctctcaagcatacatacacatacaagggtttatcaaaaagaaaagaaaaatacacataCATGGAATTTTATAGGGGATGTTAAAGGATCCAATTCCAAActgtaaagaaacaaaaatgacgAGAACATACCAAGATCATTCATAAGATCTGCTACCAAACGCCACATTTTGGCATTGCTATCCAGGTTTGAGCCCTGAAGAATAGAGGGTCAGACAGAAGCATAGTTTTCTGAGGGAATATGAAGACAGAATTTTAGAAATGGACTCAACATTATTCCACCATCTTTACTCAAAGAATAAACAGAAGCCCTTTATCAAGTTACCAACAAACCATTCAGAACTACTATTACCAAATGttctttctttcatcaaattatGTGGATTCAAGTATTTCCTAAGGTCTTCCTCTTCCATCTAAACAATGCATGCTATGTTTATGAATGAGAGTATGCTCTAAATCTTATATGTAATAATGAGGATGGAAGAATAGAACAACACACCTGGTAGAATGTGAATAAGATACCTCCAAGCATTCCAGTTAGGTCCCTCAGAAACCACTGCAATAATTTTAATGTTCAAAACAAATTGTCAACTTATTGCAAACTCAACAACTCACAAGTCAACTCCCAAGTTTGAATCAGTTTGGAGTCAGCTGTTCTTAACACATTATTGCAAATACAAACTACATTGATGTAAAACTAACACATGCAAAAACAAGTCTGTGCTTACCTGAAATGTGGCGCCAATTACAGTCGCTGATTTCTCACCAACCCCAATTGCACTAAGAAGAGCCTAATAGTGATTTGAGCACCAcattttagtaataaattttacTCCTAGTAATCATCAGTGGGCTTctaaaaatgaattgaaaagtTATAAATGAGAAATATAGAGCTTACTTGTGTAGAAAGCATCATCCGAATATATGTGGAAAGGCCCTAAAGGAAATATTAAGCCATGAATCTATAGTTAGCAACAATTTTCCAAGATTTTATGGTACTTATGAAAATATTAGTGTGTTGATATTTACCTGCAGTAAATCCCAGACTTGAAAAGGAACATAATCTGGAGTCACGCTACTAGGAAAACCCTGCACATTTTTTCTCCCAGAGATAAAGAAAACACAgattggatttgatttttgatattAAATGAAGGATCCCAAAATTTGACACCAATTCAATTttcattcttaaaattttaaaaagttgcaATTCCATCCTTGAAATCGTCAATTTCCAGATAAATTTCCAGTCCGTTTTTTAAGTGCtacatcaacattttatttGCCATGTACATAAATTATCTATGGAAAATGCTAGAgctactataaattttactacaaaagtttacaaattaatgcgataatgaatgtgattggtgctaaatcaacaatataataaataaatttcttaattaattttttgttttgtgttttaaaagttgacacattagtttgtaatgcctgtgtaataaaatttgtagcagCTATAGCATCACTCATTTATCTAGAACAATGCTAAGAACATAAATAGTAGGAAAACGCTAAAGCTACTACCAATATTAATACAAAATAGTAACAAGCTGCCATGGCAACGAATATGATTTGTGCCATATtaacaacataaataaataaatttttgaattatattttttttgtgtttaaaacatagacacatcagtttgtaaaattttatgcaGCAAAATGTGTAGTAGCTATAGTATCATCCTTTCTTTtgtcacaaaatttttcacaatttgttaAGGTGTCAAGCTGTAACTGGTGTAACATCAAATTTGTATCACATTACTACAGGTTGTGAGAATATTTGGGTTACAAGACTTGATGATTTATCTAATAAGGAGTGAAGGATAAAATTGATAACACAAAATtacaacttttttaaaatttagcaaGGAAAATCAAATTTAGACCAAATTTCaaggaccaaaagtgcattttagCCCATTGACCAGAGAGAAAGAATTACTTGCCTCTGGTACAAATGCTTGGAGAACCCTTCTCCAAACATGGTTGAATCGACCACCAGACCtgtatatcattttttttatataacaaaattgctaatcaaataaagaaagaaaaaaaatggagttaGAAATAGAGAAAGGAGAAACCTTTGGATGAAAAGAGAAGGAGAGGCGGTGATGGTGGCAGTTTTTGAGAGCTTGGTGGAAGAGGAGCCATTCCATTCTTCCAATATGATCTCTGAATaagatgatgatgaagtttccatGGAAAACTGGAAGTGGGTTTAAAAGTACAGAGCTAAATAAGCTTTGGCTCAGTCGGATCCACAGTTGAGCAgcctttgttcttttctttggctgttttgagttttgaccaATTGTAAAACTGAGCACAACTAGCAACGGTTGTATGCCatcaatgtcttttttttttacaatatgtGGGATCTATTCTACGGTTGTGTGATCACACTAATGTGAGACTTCCAGTACATGCAATCCATACATAAGATATTTTTCTAACAAATTCACTAGTCaggtttttttaaataaaaaaaaaaatataatgattgagaaaaaaaaataaaaaataaaaaaagaagaagatgaaagaattataacaatatataaacaTGTTTGTGTTAGAAACATTAAGATATCATCATAATActatttagctacaaaatttttgaaaaatttttgtaaggcccctttttgaaaaattcttcttacccaaaaatcaaaagaatatCCAAAACTTTATCATATGATTtacaaaaatgaacaaaaatcaCGCTAGAAGGAGGGCTTGAACCTCCGACCTTGTGGTTAACAGCCACACGCTCTAACCAACTGAGCTATTCCAGCTATTGTTAACACATAAAACGATTATAAGATTTCAAAATCTCTCAAGTCCAAGTCCCAACCTTGAAACTACATACCGATGGAACCTTGAATCAGACGTTTTTGCCAATGTTCGAATTAACCCGAAGACTCTCAGTTCCAAGGCAAGGTGCAGTGCAGAACAATAGAGAATGTGGAGAAAAGCAAAAgctctctcctttctctccCACAGACCATTCTCTTCCTCCACACCTGAGACTCCAAACCCAACTCTCTATTCCTTTCTCCAACCCTCCATCTTTTCTCTCAACAAAACAACAACCCCACTTCCCAAAACACCTTCACAAGACACAAAGCCACAACCTTTGACCCAAAACCACATAGCCACTTTAGAAACCAATCTTCACCAAGCCCTTGTCACAAGCAACACTGATGAGGCCTGGAAGTCCTTCAAGACTCTCACTGCAAACTCTGTTTTCCCAAGTAAGTCTCTCACAAACTCTCTCATCACCCACTTGTCCTCGCTCAGTGACATTCACAGCCTCAAGAGGGCTTTTGCTTCTGTAATTTACATCATTGAGAAAAACCCAGATGAGTTAAAGTTTGAAACTTTGGTGAAAGTTTTGGATTCTATGAAAACTGCCAACACTGCTGCACCTGCTTTTGCTTTGATCAGATGTATGTTTAAGAATAGGTATTTTGTACCATTTGGGTTGTGGGGCAACGTGGTAGTTGAAATCactaggaaaaacaaaaactttgcTGCCTTTTTGCGGGTTTTCGATGAGTGTTGTAGGATTGCTAGGGATGAGAAGCTGGATTTTATGAAACCCGACTTGCCGGCTTGTAATGCAGCATTGGAGGGTTGTTGTTGTGAGCTTGAATCCCTGAGTGATGCAGAGAATGTCGTTGAAACAATGTCGGTTTTGGGAATTAGGCCAGATGAATCGAGTTTTGGCTATCTTGCATATTTGTATGCACTTAAGGGGCTTGAGGAAAAGATAATTGAGTTGGAAAGTTTGATGGGTGGGTTTGGTTTTTCGAATAAAAGGGTCTTTTTTAGCAATTTGATTAGTGGGTATGTTAAGTTGGGCAATTTAGAATTCGTTTCAAAAACTATTCTGCGTAGCTTGAAGATAGAGGGAGAAGGTACAATTTTTGGTGAAGAAACTTACTGTGAAGTTGTTAAGGGATTTCTAAACAATGGAGGTATCAAGGGTTTAGCAACTTTGATCATCAAAGCTCAAAATTTAGAGGCTTCAGATGTTGTGGTTGATAGCTCTGTTGGGTATGGTATTGTTAATGCCTGTGTTAAACTTGGATTATCGGATAAGGCACACAGTATTCTTGAGGAAATGGATGTTCAGGGAGGTTCTGTGGGGCTTGGGGTCTATGTGCCAATTTTGAAGGCTTACTGCAAAGATCATCGAACAGCTGAAGCTACTCAATTGGTCATGGAAATTAGTAATTTGGGTCTTCAGTTGGATGTAGAAATCTATGATGCTCTGATAGAAGCGTCCATGTCAAGCCAAGATTTTCCATcagctttttctttgtttagggACATGAGGGAAGCAAGAATACCTGAACTTAAGGGGAGTTACTTAACTATAATGACTGGCTTAATGGAGAATCATCGGCCTGAGCTGATGGCAGCCTTCTTAGATGAGGTTGTTGAGGATCCTCGAATCGAAGTGGGAACCCATGACTGGAATTCAATTATTCATGCATTTTGTAAATCTGGGCGGTTAGAAGATGCAAGGAGGACTTTGAGAAGGATGATATTCCTCCAGTTTGAACCAAATGACCAGACATATTTGTCCCTAATTAATGGGTATGTGACTGTGGAGAAATATTTCAGTGTTTTGATGCTTTGGAATGAGGTTAAACGAAAACTCTCCAGTGATGGACAGAAGGGGGTCAAATTTGATCACACCCTGGTGGATGCATTCCTTTATGCTCTGGTTAAGGGAGGTTTCTTTGATGCAGTGATGCAAGTTGTGGAGAAAACTCAGGAGATGAAGATCTTTGTAGATAAGTGGAGGTACAAGCAAGCATTTATGGAGACCCATAAAAAGCTCAAAGTGGCAAAATTGAGAAAGAGGAACTTCAGAAAAATGGAATCACTTGTTGCTTTCAAGAATTGGGCTGGTCTAAATGCATGAACTTCAACAGTTCCCAGCATCCATGTTCTCCATTCGAGCTTCTGCTGACATCTCTGGCTGATTAACAACCACCTTTATTGGAATTTTTAGGCAAAGGTACTTGATAATTGGCTCACTTTTTTTAAAACTGGGCTCATTTGGATGCATGTACATCAAAAGAAGCTTTATTTTCCATTCGTTTGGGCTCACAATCACAGTTTAAAGCATGGTAAATAGTGTGTGAGAATCCAACGAGGATGTCGAGATATATGGTCTATAAGAGCATTCCCAAAAGTTGAGCTGGTTTGAAGCAGGAACTGCAGAAGCACCTGATACTTGATGTTGTTGAGCAAGGCGTTTGCTGACAATGCAGAGAAGCGTTTGCTTGGCATTTTCAAATGTAAATGAACGAAGAACTTAAGGAAAATGAAAGACCTTATTGCTTTTCTAAGTTCACCAAGGCTTCTGCTCGTGATACAAAGCTCAGAGGCTGCCCCACCCACACTGGAGGGAAGTTTTGAAATTGTATCGGTTACTAGTGTtgaatttcataataaattcaataatgtGGCTGAGGCAGTTTAACCAggtttttttatgtggattaGAATTAATTTAATAACTCTATTTGGCAGAATGTGTGGAAATTTATGTGTTAATGGAGGGAATCAGTTAAAGAGTCTACTCAATAATGGGGCTTCTCTCAAGCTGCTCAGCTTCACTGGGAATGCAGGGCaactctaatttttcttttctttttttgccgAAAGCTGCAATAGGAAAACCCGctgtttgatattttatttctcCAAATTGGAATGTAGTCTGGAACTTTAAGTGATTTTTCCCCCACACcagcataaattaaaactcttgTATTGTGATTGTAAGCAGTTGAATGGGCAGTATAGTTTTCATTCTTGTTTTGATTATTGAACTGAGATCAATGAAGGGCTTATTTAACCTGTAATAGCTAAGTTGTAAGTTTACTATGCATCTGGATGTGTTGGCACTTGAATTGTTAAAAAGTAAGTGATGTTCTTCTATTCTTTGGGTGCTTCTAAAAGCAAACCCTTTCTCCATTTCTAAAgctctttttcagtttttgtgtGCAAGTGGGTTTAAAGAATATCCACAATCTGCGCGTAGACACCACTAGGTAGAAAGGTGTAAATGTGTATGTGTTTGTATCACCCTAGAGCCCACCATTTTTGGCCGAATTTTATCTTTAGTCCTTACTGTTGATGTAAATGCATGTTGCTTTATAGCTAGAAACCATAACAGATGGGCACATCTTTTTaggaaggaaaaaaggaaaaaggacaACGTTGAAAATGATCACCTCCACCGAAAAAGAACAGTCTCCCAGCCCCTCCCTTGTCTCCTCAAAAATGAAACACAC contains these protein-coding regions:
- the LOC126719011 gene encoding protein root UVB sensitive 3, whose protein sequence is METSSSSYSEIILEEWNGSSSTKLSKTATITASPSLFIQRSGGRFNHVWRRVLQAFVPEGFPSSVTPDYVPFQVWDLLQGLSTYIRMMLSTQALLSAIGVGEKSATVIGATFQWFLRDLTGMLGGILFTFYQGSNLDSNAKMWRLVADLMNDLGMLMDLLSPLFPSAFVFIVCLGSLSRSFTGVASGATRAALTQHFALQNNAADISAKEGSQETVATMIGMALGMLLARITTGHALSIWFCFLSLTMFHMYANYRAVRCLALTTLNPERSSIVFQHFMKTGQVLSPETVSKMEHVLPIWTTSLSSRGVKSMHMQVHLGVRVSSLNHQELMDVLHSAGSHYKKAKYLLVEKKGIISAILHKDSTSKDVLQSFFHALVMANLTDKNKSAQLESQSWMDKQYEVFIQKLRSSGWKTERLLSPSIMWKANWICGPLDAKID
- the LOC126719012 gene encoding pentatricopeptide repeat-containing protein At1g69290-like, which translates into the protein MWRKAKALSFLSHRPFSSSTPETPNPTLYSFLQPSIFSLNKTTTPLPKTPSQDTKPQPLTQNHIATLETNLHQALVTSNTDEAWKSFKTLTANSVFPSKSLTNSLITHLSSLSDIHSLKRAFASVIYIIEKNPDELKFETLVKVLDSMKTANTAAPAFALIRCMFKNRYFVPFGLWGNVVVEITRKNKNFAAFLRVFDECCRIARDEKLDFMKPDLPACNAALEGCCCELESLSDAENVVETMSVLGIRPDESSFGYLAYLYALKGLEEKIIELESLMGGFGFSNKRVFFSNLISGYVKLGNLEFVSKTILRSLKIEGEGTIFGEETYCEVVKGFLNNGGIKGLATLIIKAQNLEASDVVVDSSVGYGIVNACVKLGLSDKAHSILEEMDVQGGSVGLGVYVPILKAYCKDHRTAEATQLVMEISNLGLQLDVEIYDALIEASMSSQDFPSAFSLFRDMREARIPELKGSYLTIMTGLMENHRPELMAAFLDEVVEDPRIEVGTHDWNSIIHAFCKSGRLEDARRTLRRMIFLQFEPNDQTYLSLINGYVTVEKYFSVLMLWNEVKRKLSSDGQKGVKFDHTLVDAFLYALVKGGFFDAVMQVVEKTQEMKIFVDKWRYKQAFMETHKKLKVAKLRKRNFRKMESLVAFKNWAGLNA